One segment of bacterium DNA contains the following:
- a CDS encoding shikimate kinase, with amino-acid sequence MITPEDNIYLVGFSGVGKTVVGKLLAGRLRRRFVDMDAVIAERLGESIPGVFARYGEGRYRDEENLLVAELASQRGLVVAAGGGAILDDKNYRLFEESGVAVALRAGPETIQERLESEEPRALLQSADPLARIRELKAERRAVYDKVPLQIQTDELMPAEVVDRVIELVGVTSEE; translated from the coding sequence ATGATAACTCCCGAGGATAATATCTACCTGGTGGGTTTTTCCGGGGTCGGAAAGACGGTCGTCGGCAAGTTGCTGGCGGGGAGGCTCCGGCGGCGGTTCGTCGATATGGACGCCGTTATTGCCGAACGGCTGGGCGAATCCATCCCCGGCGTCTTCGCCCGCTACGGCGAAGGCCGGTACCGCGACGAAGAGAACCTGCTGGTGGCCGAACTCGCGTCGCAGCGGGGCCTGGTCGTGGCCGCCGGCGGCGGCGCCATCCTCGACGACAAGAATTACCGCCTCTTCGAGGAATCCGGCGTCGCGGTGGCCTTGCGGGCCGGCCCCGAAACTATTCAAGAACGGCTCGAGAGCGAGGAGCCGCGCGCGCTGCTCCAGAGCGCGGACCCGCTCGCCCGCATCAGGGAGCTTAAGGCGGAGCGCCGGGCCGTATACGACAAGGTGCCGCTGCAAATCCAAACCGACGAGCTTATGCCGGCGGAGGTCGTCGACCGCGTTATCGAATTGGTGGGGGTGACGAGCGAAGAGTAA
- a CDS encoding glycosyltransferase: MTYGPSDISVIMPVGNGAALAAAAVRTALAAEPPAGEVVVVDDRVTDGSLAALPESAGLRVVPNDGGPGPAAARNAGARAARNDVLLFVDADVFVPAGIFEEVAAAYAEGVDAVLGVEAELPALPDFASKYKNLWMRFTYLQLPARVDLFYTSCASIKKDVFLAAGGMDEDYKRPSVEDTAFGRTLAARGVRVLLDKDVEVEHRKVYSTVGALTTAFRRGAALTRCLLRMGRRRGAGANRTSVPTSFIMSLPAPALFLLWAALAPFAWEWAALGAAATLVAVYALNFRWLAFLARRGVAMALGALAFLPLELAFSFAGGAWGTASYFLLQRRY, translated from the coding sequence ATGACGTACGGTCCTTCCGACATATCCGTGATAATGCCCGTAGGGAACGGCGCCGCGCTGGCGGCGGCGGCCGTACGGACGGCGCTCGCGGCCGAGCCGCCGGCCGGCGAGGTGGTCGTCGTCGACGACCGCGTAACCGACGGCTCGTTGGCGGCCTTGCCGGAGAGTGCCGGGCTTCGCGTCGTGCCGAACGACGGCGGCCCGGGCCCCGCGGCGGCCCGCAACGCCGGCGCGCGCGCGGCCCGCAACGACGTCCTCCTCTTCGTAGACGCCGACGTCTTCGTCCCGGCCGGTATATTCGAAGAGGTCGCGGCCGCGTACGCCGAAGGCGTCGACGCCGTTTTGGGGGTGGAGGCCGAGCTGCCGGCGCTGCCGGATTTCGCCAGTAAATATAAAAACCTCTGGATGCGGTTCACCTATCTGCAGTTGCCGGCGCGGGTGGACCTCTTCTATACCAGCTGCGCGTCGATTAAGAAAGACGTATTCCTGGCGGCCGGGGGTATGGACGAAGATTACAAGCGGCCGTCGGTGGAGGATACCGCTTTCGGGCGAACGTTGGCCGCGCGCGGCGTCCGGGTCCTGCTCGATAAAGACGTCGAAGTCGAGCACCGGAAGGTATATAGCACGGTGGGCGCGTTGACGACGGCGTTCCGACGGGGCGCGGCGCTTACGCGTTGCCTATTGCGGATGGGGAGGCGCCGGGGCGCGGGGGCCAACCGGACGTCGGTGCCGACGTCTTTCATAATGTCGTTGCCGGCGCCGGCGCTCTTTTTATTATGGGCGGCGTTGGCGCCGTTCGCTTGGGAGTGGGCCGCGTTGGGCGCGGCGGCGACGCTCGTCGCCGTCTACGCTTTGAACTTCCGGTGGCTGGCGTTCCTGGCGCGTCGTGGCGTAGCTATGGCGCTCGGCGCGTTGGCGTTCCTTCCGCTCGAGCTCGCCTTCAGTTTCGCCGGCGGCGCGTGGGGAACGGCGAGTTATTTCTTGCTCCAAAGACGATATTGA
- a CDS encoding glycosyltransferase, with protein sequence MRHGLKISVVMPCYNEEEGVAECLREMPSLVDEVIVVDNNSSDRTGAAAREGGARVVFEARPGYGRAYKSGLSQATGDVICTLDGDATYPVNAIPYLIDVLVADELDFISAWRIAADWQENFDYILRYLGNRVFNLTIALLYWFRIRDSQSGMWCFRRDVLEQVNVTSDGMPFSEELKLEVFEKRGRLRAREVPVHFHYVKRRGESKLSLWRDGSRNFLFLFARRFKKLFGTWRVGPAIADEKPEPRAPD encoded by the coding sequence ATGCGCCACGGCTTAAAAATTTCGGTCGTCATGCCCTGCTATAACGAGGAAGAGGGCGTCGCCGAATGTTTGCGGGAGATGCCTTCCTTAGTCGACGAGGTTATTGTAGTAGACAACAACTCGAGCGACCGGACCGGGGCGGCCGCCCGGGAAGGGGGCGCCAGGGTCGTCTTCGAGGCGCGCCCGGGTTACGGCCGGGCGTACAAGTCCGGCCTGTCGCAGGCCACGGGCGACGTCATTTGCACGTTGGACGGCGACGCGACGTACCCCGTCAACGCCATACCTTATCTTATCGACGTCCTCGTGGCCGACGAGTTGGATTTTATCAGCGCCTGGCGTATCGCCGCCGACTGGCAGGAGAACTTCGATTACATTCTACGCTACCTCGGCAACCGCGTCTTCAACCTCACGATCGCACTCCTGTACTGGTTTCGGATACGGGACTCGCAGTCCGGGATGTGGTGTTTTCGGCGCGACGTACTCGAGCAGGTGAACGTGACGTCGGACGGCATGCCGTTCTCGGAGGAGCTGAAGCTCGAGGTGTTCGAGAAGCGCGGCCGCCTCCGCGCGCGCGAGGTCCCGGTCCATTTCCACTACGTGAAGCGGCGGGGCGAATCCAAACTTTCGCTGTGGCGCGACGGCTCGAGAAACTTCCTGTTCTTGTTCGCCCGGCGGTTTAAAAAATTGTTCGGGACGTGGCGCGTGGGCCCGGCCATAGCCGACGAGAAACCCGAGCCCCGCGCGCCGGATTAA